Part of the Streptomyces europaeiscabiei genome is shown below.
GGCCATCCGCACTCCGCTGGTGGCCGGCCACGAGTTCGTCGGCGAGGTCGTGGACACCGGCCGTGACGTCACCGAGATCCAGGCCGGCGACCGGGTCAGTGGCGAGGGCCACCTCGTGTGCGGCAAGTGCCGCAACTGTCTCGCCGGCCGCCGCCACCTGTGCCGCGCCACCGTCGGCCTCGGAGTCGGACGCGACGGCGCCTTCGCGGAGTACGTGGCGCTGCCCGCGACCAACGTCTGGGTGCACCGCGTCCCCGTCGACCTGGACGTCGCGGCCATCTTCGACCCGTTCGGCAACGCCGTGCACACCGCGCTGTCCTTCCCGCTGGTCGGCGAGGACGTCCTGATCACCGGCGCCGGACCCATCGGCCTGATGGCCGCCGCCGTCGCCAGGCACGCCGGTGCCCGCCACGTCGTGGTCACGGACGTCAGCGCGGACCGGCTGGAGCTGGCCCGCAAGATCGGGGCCAGCCTCGCGCTGGACGTGCGGGAGTCGACCATCGCCGACGGGCAGCGCACCCTCGGCCTGCGCGAGGGCTTCGACATCGGCCTGGAGATGTCCGGCAACCCCGTCGCGATGCGCGACATGATCGCCAACATGACGCACGGCGGGCGGATCGCCATGCTCGGGCTGCCGTCCGAGGAGTTCGCCGTCGACTGGTCCCGGATCGTCACCTCGATGATCACCATCAAGGGCATCTACGGCCGTGAGATGTTCGAGACCTGGTACGCGATGTCGGTCCTCCTGGAGGGCGGCCTCGACCTCGCCCCCGTGATCACCGGCCGCTACGACTACCGCGACCACGAGGCGGCCTTCGCCGACGCGGCGAGCGGCAGAGGCGGCAAGGTCATCCTCGACTGGAGCGCGTGAGCGTCCGGGCGATCGGCGTAACTCACTTTCCGCGTAAGCATTTTAGGAGCTTCCTGATGTTCGACTCCGTGCGCGACGACCTCCGCGCCACCCTCGACGAGATCCGCGCCGCCGGCCTGCACAAGCCCGAGCGGGTCATCGGCACCCCGCAGTCCAGGGCCGTCGCCGTGACCGCCGGCGGCCGCCCCGGCGAGGTCCTCAACTTCTGCGCGAACAACTACCTGGGCCTAGCCGACCACCCCGAGGTGATCGCCGCCGCCCACGAGGCCCTGGACCGCTGGGGCTACGGCATGGCCTCCGTCCGCTTCATCTGCGGTACGCAGGAGGTGCACAAGGAGCTGGAGGCCCGGCTGTCGGCGTTCCTCGGCCAGGAGGACACGATCCTGTACTCCTCCTGCTTCGACGCCAACGGCGGCGTCTTCGAGACCCTGCTCGGCCCCGAGGACGCGGTGATCTCCGACGCCCTCAACCACGCCTCGATCATCGACGGCATCCGTCTGTCCAAGGCCCGCCGCTTCCGGTACGCCAACCGCGATCTCGCCGACCTGGAAAGGCAGTTGAAGGAGGCCACGGAGGGCGGCGCCCGGCGGAAACTGATCGTCACCGACGGCGTCTTCTCCATGGACGGCTATGTGGCCCCGCTCCGCGGGATCTGCGACCTCGCCGACCGACACGACGCCATGGTCATGGTCGACGACTCCCACGCCGTCGGCTTCACCGGCCCCGGCGGCCGAGGCACCCCCGAGCTGCACGGTGTCATGGACCGCGTCGACATCATCACCGGCACCCTCGGCAAGGCCCTCGGCGGCGCATCCGGCGGATATGTCGCCGCCCGCGCCGAGATCGTCGCCCTGCTGCGCCAGCGCTCCCGCCCGTACCTCTTCTCGAACACGCTCGCCCCGGTGATCGCGGCGGCCTCCCTGAAGGTGCTCGACCTCCTGGAAGAGGCCGACGACCTGCGGATCCGCCTCGCCGAGAACACCGCGCTGTTCCGCGGCCGGATGACCGAGGAGGGCTTCGACATCCTCCCCGGCGACCACCCCATCGCCCCCGTCATGATCGGCGACGCGGCGAAGGCGAGCCGTCTCGCCGAACTGCTCCTGGAGCGCGGTGTGTACGTGATCGGCTTCTCCTACCCGGTCGTCCCCCAGGACCAGGCCCGCATCCGGGTCCAGCTCTCCGCCGCGCACTCGACGGCGGACGTGAACCGGGCGGTGGACGCGTTCGTGGCGGCACGGGCCGAGCTGGAGGCCTGAGTCGGACCCTGAGCCGGACCTTGGGGCGGAGGTCCGAACGGACGGGTTCAGGGGGAAAGCGGGCATTTGAGAGAATCGGTCCCATGATCGAAGCGCGGCGGCTCCACATCCTTCGTGCGGTGGCCGACCACCGCACGGTGACGGCGGCTGCCGCCGCGCTGTACCTCACCCCGTCCGCCGTCTCCCAGCAGCTGACCGCGCTGGAACAGGAAACGGGCCACCGCCTGGTCGAGCGCGGCGCGAAAGGCGTACGGCTCACCCCGGCCGGCGAGATCCTGCTCGGCCACACCCACGCGGTCCTCGCCCAGCTGGAGCAGGCGGCGGCGGAACTGGCCGCGTACAGCTCGGGCGCGGCCGGCACCGTCACGGTCGCCTCCTTCGCCACCGGCATCGCCCAGGTCGTCGCGCCCGCGCTGGCCCGCCTCGCCGTGTCCGCGCCCGGCATCCGCCTCCGCGTCCAGGACGCCGAGGGCGACGCCAGCCTCCCGATGGTCCTGGACCGGCAGGTCGACATCGCCGTCGCCGTCGAGTACCGGGGCGCTCCGGCCGCCGACGACCCCCGCCTCACCCACGTCCCGCTGTACGCCGAGCCCTTCGACGCGGTCGTGCCCGTCGGCCATCGCCTCGCCGACGCGGCCGAGGTGCCGCTCGCCGAACTCGCCAAGGACACCTGGATCGGCCCCTACCCCGGCAACCCCTGCCACGATGTCGTCGTCCTGGCCTGCGAGAACGCCGGTTTCCAGCCCCGCCTGGAACACTCCTCCGACGACTTCCGCGCAGTCGTCGCCCTCGCCTCCGCCGACGCGGGCGTCGCCCTCGTACCCCGCTCGGCGCTGCGCGGGACGGACCTCACGGGCGTGGTCGTACGCCCCGTGGACGGGGTGGCCCCCACGCGCCGGGTCTTCGCCGCCGTACGCCGTGGGGCGGAGGGGCACCCGCTGATCCGGCCGGTGCTGGAGGCGCTGGGTGAGGCGGCGGAGTGAGGTGGCGCGGTGAGGCGGAGCACACCGAAGAAGCGACTTCCCATATTCGGGATAGCATCCCGAATATGGGAAGAGTCGAAGAAGTGGCAGTACGGGACCCCGTCGATCTCCGCCTGGCCGCCCGCCTGGCCGGGCTGCGGGCCGAACACGGCTGGTCCCTGGGTGAGTTGGCGGACCGCAGCGGTGTGAGCCGATCGACCCTCTCCCGGGCCGAGCGCGCGGAGACCAGCCCCACGGCCGCCCTCCTGAACCGCCTCTGTCATGTGTACGGCCGGACGATGTCCCAGCTCCTCAGCGAGGTCGAGTCCGAACAGGTCTCCGTCGTGCGCGAAGGAGAGCAGGCCGTCTGGGAGGACAGGGCCTCCGGGTTCGTACGGCGTTCCGTGTCGCCACCGATGGCGGGGCTGCGCGGCGAACTCGTCGAGGGGAGGCTCGCGGCGGGCGCGGACATCGCCTACGACGGGCCCTCCGTGCCCGGCCTCGAACAGCACATCTGGGTCCTGGACGGCACCCTGCACGTCACCGACCGGGACGTCGAGCACCGGCTGGCAGCCGGGGACTGTCTGCGGATGCGGGTGTGGGGGCCGACGCGGTTTCGCTGCCCCGGGCCCGAGGGTGTGCGGTACGCGCTGGTGGTGGTGAAGCCGTGACCGAGTCCGTGACGGATGTGGAGTCCATGACCGGGGCCTCGCCAGCGTCCGGGACAGTGATCTCCCGGCTCGATGGCTCGCCACCACGCTCCCTCGTCGAGGAGTTGGCGGACCTGTTGGTCGACACCGTGCACGGCGGTGCCTCGATCGGCTTCCTCGCCCCGCTCGACCGGGCGGCGGCCGTCGCCTGGTGGGAGGAGCGCGTGAACGCGGTGGCGGCCGGCGGTCTCGCCGTGTGGGTGGCGCGCGACGGTGACAGGGTGGTCGGCACGGTCGGTCTCGTCTTCCCGGACAAGCCCAACAGCCGTCACCGGGCCGAACTCGTCAAGCTGATGGTCCACCGGGACGACCGTGGACAGGGCCTCGGCCGCGCGCTGCTCGCGACCGCCGAACGGGCCGCCGCCGACGCGGGCATCACCCTGCTCCACCTGGACACCGAGACCGGCAGCCCCGCCGAGCGCCTCTACGACCGAGCCGGGTGGACCCGGATCGGGACGATCCCCGACTACGCGGCGGACCCGCACGGGACGCTGCGGCCGACGTCGATCCACTACAAGCGGGTGGGTGCCGCCGTCTCCGCCTAGACATGTCACGCGGCCTCGTCGGCAAGGTGCGGCACCGGCTCCGGCTCCGGCCGGGTGATTGTCAGTGGTGACCGCTACGGTGCGTCTCATGCCGGATGCCGAAGACGTACGACGTGTCGCCCTCTCCTTGCCCGACACCACGGAGAAGGTCGCCTGGAACATGCCCACCTTCCGGGTGGCGGCGAAGATGTTCGCGACCCTGCCGGAGGACGAGACGTCCATGGCCGTGCGCTGCCCGAAGGAGGAGCGCGACGAGTTGGTCCTCGCCGAGCCCGGCAAGTTCTGGATCGCCGACCACGAGGCGGGGTTCGCGTGGGTGAGGGTGCGGCTCTCCGCCCTGGAGGGCGAGCCCGAGCTGCGCGACATCCTCGCCGACTCCTGGCGCCAGGCGGCCCCGACCGGACTCCTCGACGCCCACCCGGAGTTGGGACTCCCGGCCGCCGACTGACGGCGGCTCGACCCCCTCGGAGCGTCGGCGCCGGGCGCCTCGGCGCCACCGCCGTCGGCCACCCCGATCGGGCCCCGGCCCGCTACCACAGGAACCCCGCGATCCGCTCGTGCAACGAGGCCGCGTCCAACCCGTGCGCGGCCACGTGTTCCTCCATTCGCCCGTACCGCCGCAGCTCCCTCCGGCCCACCCCCAGCCCGAGCACCCGGTGCGGCACATCGGCCAGCGCGTCGTTCGCGGCGGCCGTGGACGTGCCGGCCAGCCAGGGCTCGACCAGGACGACGTCCGTGCCCGCCGACCGGGTGGCCCGGCGCAGCGCGGCCGAGTCGAAGGGGCGGACGGTGGTCGCGTACAGCACGGTCACGTCGAGCCCCTCCGTGGCCGCCAGGACGGCGTCGAGCATCGGCCCGACGGCGACGACCACCCCGCGCCGCCCCTCGCGCACGGTGCGGAACCGCTGCCCGTCCACGGTGAGCGCCCGCCCGTTGGACTGCGCGGACAGCCGCACGTACACCTTGTCGTCCTTGCCCTCGCCCGCGCCGACCGCGTGCCGGAGCAGGGTCTCGGCCTCGTCGGGATGGCCCGGCACGTGCACGGTCCAGCCGTCGAGCGTGTCGAGGAGGGCCACGTCGCCGGGTGCCATGTGGGTCTGGCCGCCCGCGGGCCAGTCGTAGGAGGCGGCGGCGCTGACCAGCACCGCGCCCACGTCCTGGTGCCCGAGATCCAGCTTCACCTGCTCGAAGGGCCGCTCCACCAGGAAGCTCGCGAAGGTGTGCAGCACGGGCCGCATCCCGGCCAGCGCCAGGCCCGCACCCGCGCCGACCAGCAACTGCTCCCGGATGCCGACGTTGACCACCCGGTCCGGATGCCTGCGCGACGCCTCCGTGAAGCCGTCCCTGCCGATCTCGGCGAGGACCACGGCGACCCGGGGGTCCTCGTCGAGCAGCCGGGAGACGACGGGGGCGAAACGGTCACGCATGGTGTCCATGAAGTCTCTTTCCTTTCAGTGGAGTCGGGGGAACCAGAAACTCAGGCGTTCTTCGGCTCGACGCGGGCCACCACGACCCGCGGCCGGCCCGGATGCGGCGCGGTGAAGGCGGCGTACAGCGCCTCGTGGTCGCGCCCGTCCACGGTTTCGGCGGACCAGCCCGCCACCTCGAACCGGGCGGCGATCCCGCCCGGCAGGGCATGGCTGGCGGAGGAGTTGTCGATCACGACGGTGTGCAGCCGGTCGAGCCCGGCGGGGCCGGCATACGCGATCGCCTCGTGGTTGCTGCCCTCGTCCAGCTCGGCGTCCCCGATCAGCACCCACACCGCCGGGTCGGCCCGCCCCTGGGCCCGCAGCCCGAGAGCCGTCCCGACCGCGATCGGCAGCCCGTGCCCGAGCGACCCGCTGCCGATCTCCGCGCCCGGCACGAGCACCCGGTCCGGGTGGTGGCCGAGCGGCGAGTCGTACGAGCCGAAGCCGGGCAGCCAGTCGACCGGCACGAACCCCTTCGCCGCGAGCACCGCGTAGTACGCCATCGGCCCGTGCCCCTTCGACAACAGGAACCGATCCCGCTCCGGGTCCTCCATCCGCCCCGGCCCCACCCGTAGCACCCGGTCGTAGAGCACCCACAGCACGTCCAGCGTGGACGTGGCCGCCGGCCCGTGCTTCTCGGCCCCCGTCATCAGCCCCATCAGTCCGGGCATGTCCGCGAACCCATACGTACGTTCCGCTGTCGTCGTCATACCGACGAGCCTGCAACCTCGACCAAGCTTCAGGTCAAGCGCGGACTTTGGCGGCCCCGTCCGCCGATAAACGGGTGCGCGACCACGGGCCCGAGTGCGGTATTGTTTCGGTGCACGTTCAGCCAGGGGAAACCCCAGGTCAGACGGGCAACGGGACGTGGCGCAGCTTGGTAGCGCACTTGACTGGGGGTCAAGGGGTCGCAGGTTCAAATCCTGTCGTCCCGACTTGCGAAGTAGCAGGTCGGAGGTCATTCCGGTTGATCCGGAGTGGCCTCTTCGTCGTTTTGGGGGCCAGACGGGGACCGGGCGCTGTGTGACGGCCGTACGACGCTCTCTTCCATTCGTCCCCCGGCGGCGAAGCGGGCTGTCGCGAGCACCCTGAGCGCGCCGTCCCCCTTTAGTGCCCGCATAGTGCCTGCAGGTTCGCCGAGGCGACCCGAGTAAGGCCGACGGGTGATTCGATGCGATATGTGCTTGATCTTGCTTTATGTCGTCTTTAGTGTTCCGGGAGCAACACTGCGAGGTCCGAGTCCCGTGCCACCGTCCGGAAGCGAGGTGTGGAGCGCGTGCACGCGAGGTGCGGCTGCCGGCCGGTTTCGGGTCGGAAAGGACGTCCCAGAGGGACACGATGGCTGCGGGCGTTCGCCGTACTGCCGTTGCTGGCGTCGGTGCTCGCCGCTTGTGGCGGTGACGAGGACACCGGCACGCCCACCCTCAACTGGTACAACTTCCCCGACGACTCCGGTGCGCTCCAGAAGGCGGCCGACCGGTGCAGCCGGGCGTCGGGCGGCCGCTACCGGATCAGCTACAACAAGCTCCCGCGTGCCGCGGACGGCCAGCGCCAGCAGCTTGTCCGCAGACTCGCCGCCGAGGACGACTCGCTCGACATCCTGGGCCTGGACGTCACCTGGGCGGCGGAGTTCGCCGAGGCGCGCTGGATCCGGGAATGGACGGGGGCGGCGAAGCAGCAGGCCACCGAGGGCACCCTGCGCGTACCGCTGCAGACCTCGACCTGGAAGGACAAGCTGTACGCCGTCCCGTACAACACCAACACCCAGCTCCTGTGGTACCGCAAGGATTTGGTGCCCACCCCACCGAGGACCTGGGCCGAGATGCTGGACATGGCCGGTGCCCTCGCCCGGCAGGGCAAACCGCACTTCGTGGAGATCCAGGGTGCCCAGTACGAGGGCCTGACCGTCTGGTTCAACACGCTGATCAACAGCGCGGGCGGCTCCATCCTCAATGCGAGCGCGACCGAGCCCTCCCTCGGTCCTCCCGCTGTGCGGGCCGCCGGGGTCATGCGTGATCTGGCGAAGTCCCCGGCCGCGGACCCTTCCCTGCCCAACCAGATGGAGGACCAGAACCGGCTCGCCATGGAGTCGGGGACGGCGGCGTTCGAGCTCAACTACCCGTTCGTCTATCCGTCGATGAAGGCGAACAACCCCGCACTGTTCAAGAACTTCCGCTGGGCGCCGTACCCCCGGGTCGATCCGAACCGCCCGGCACGGCCCACCATCGGCGGCATCGATCTGGCGGTGAGCACCTACTCGCGCCACCCCGACCTGGCCTTCGAGGCGGCGCTGTGCCTGCGCAACCGGGAGAACCAGCTCACCGCCGCGCTCGAGGGCGGTCTGCCGCCCACCCTGCGCGCCCTGTACGACGAGCCCGCGTTCATGAAGGAGTACCCCTTCTCCAAGGACGTGTTGGCCGCCCTGGAGTCGGCGAGCGTGCGCCCGATCACCCCGGTCTACCAGAACGTGTCGATCGCGGTCTCCCACACGCTGTCTCCGCCGTCAGGGATCGAACCGGAGAGCTCCGTCAACACCATCAGGGAGCAGATCGACGATGCCCTGCGATCCGAGGGTGTGATCCCGTGAACCACCTCTTCCCGCACCACTTGGCCGGCCGGCGCCGCAGTGCGCGGGCCTCCTCCTCGGACGGCCCGAGATGAGCACGCGGCCGCAACCGGCCGCAGCCCCGCCGCCCCCCGAGGCGGAGACGGAGCAGACGGGGCCGGACCGGGCGGCACTCTCGGCGGGCGCCAGGCAGGAGCGGCGGCTCGGCTGGCTGCTCTGCGCGCCCGCGGTCGTCGTCATGGTCGCCGTGACCGCCTACCCCATCGGGTACGCCGTCTATCTGTCCCTCCAGCGGTACGATCTGCGCTTTCCCGGACAGGCGGAGTTCGTGGGCCTGAGCAACTACGGGGCGGTGCTGTCCTCCCCGTTCTGGTGGGACGCCTTCTGGGTCACGCTGTTCATCACCGCCGTGTCCGTGACGATCGAACTGGTCCTCGGCATGGGGCTCGCCCTGGTGATGCACCGCACGATCTTCTGGCGCGGCGTCGTCCGCACGTCGGTCCTCGTCCCGTACGGCATCGTCACCGTGGTCGCCGCCTTCTCCTGGCAGTACGCCTGGACCCCGGACCTCGGGTACCTCGCCGAGCTGTTGCCCGAAGGGGAGGCCCCGCTGACCGAGCAGTGGCCCGCCCTCTGGCTGATCATCCTGGCCGAGGTGTGGAAGACGACGCCGTTCATGGCCCTGCTGCTGCTCGCGGGCCTCGCGCTGGTCCCCGAGGAGACCATGAAGGCGGCCATGGTGGACGGTGCCACCGCCTGGCAGCGCTT
Proteins encoded:
- a CDS encoding GNAT family N-acetyltransferase; protein product: MTGASPASGTVISRLDGSPPRSLVEELADLLVDTVHGGASIGFLAPLDRAAAVAWWEERVNAVAAGGLAVWVARDGDRVVGTVGLVFPDKPNSRHRAELVKLMVHRDDRGQGLGRALLATAERAAADAGITLLHLDTETGSPAERLYDRAGWTRIGTIPDYAADPHGTLRPTSIHYKRVGAAVSA
- a CDS encoding thiamine pyrophosphate-dependent enzyme, which codes for MTTTAERTYGFADMPGLMGLMTGAEKHGPAATSTLDVLWVLYDRVLRVGPGRMEDPERDRFLLSKGHGPMAYYAVLAAKGFVPVDWLPGFGSYDSPLGHHPDRVLVPGAEIGSGSLGHGLPIAVGTALGLRAQGRADPAVWVLIGDAELDEGSNHEAIAYAGPAGLDRLHTVVIDNSSASHALPGGIAARFEVAGWSAETVDGRDHEALYAAFTAPHPGRPRVVVARVEPKNA
- a CDS encoding carbohydrate ABC transporter permease, yielding MSTRPQPAAAPPPPEAETEQTGPDRAALSAGARQERRLGWLLCAPAVVVMVAVTAYPIGYAVYLSLQRYDLRFPGQAEFVGLSNYGAVLSSPFWWDAFWVTLFITAVSVTIELVLGMGLALVMHRTIFWRGVVRTSVLVPYGIVTVVAAFSWQYAWTPDLGYLAELLPEGEAPLTEQWPALWLIILAEVWKTTPFMALLLLAGLALVPEETMKAAMVDGATAWQRFTKIMLPLMKPAVLVALLFRTLDAFRIFDNIYILTAGAQGTGSLSILGYDNLFTSLNLGIGSAISVLIFLCVGIIAFTFVKLFGTAAPGAEVKR
- the tdh gene encoding L-threonine 3-dehydrogenase, whose amino-acid sequence is MKALVKEKAEPGLWLVDVPEPEVGPGDVLIKVLRTGICGTDLHIRSWDGWARQAIRTPLVAGHEFVGEVVDTGRDVTEIQAGDRVSGEGHLVCGKCRNCLAGRRHLCRATVGLGVGRDGAFAEYVALPATNVWVHRVPVDLDVAAIFDPFGNAVHTALSFPLVGEDVLITGAGPIGLMAAAVARHAGARHVVVTDVSADRLELARKIGASLALDVRESTIADGQRTLGLREGFDIGLEMSGNPVAMRDMIANMTHGGRIAMLGLPSEEFAVDWSRIVTSMITIKGIYGREMFETWYAMSVLLEGGLDLAPVITGRYDYRDHEAAFADAASGRGGKVILDWSA
- a CDS encoding MmcQ/YjbR family DNA-binding protein; the protein is MPDAEDVRRVALSLPDTTEKVAWNMPTFRVAAKMFATLPEDETSMAVRCPKEERDELVLAEPGKFWIADHEAGFAWVRVRLSALEGEPELRDILADSWRQAAPTGLLDAHPELGLPAAD
- a CDS encoding glycine C-acetyltransferase — its product is MFDSVRDDLRATLDEIRAAGLHKPERVIGTPQSRAVAVTAGGRPGEVLNFCANNYLGLADHPEVIAAAHEALDRWGYGMASVRFICGTQEVHKELEARLSAFLGQEDTILYSSCFDANGGVFETLLGPEDAVISDALNHASIIDGIRLSKARRFRYANRDLADLERQLKEATEGGARRKLIVTDGVFSMDGYVAPLRGICDLADRHDAMVMVDDSHAVGFTGPGGRGTPELHGVMDRVDIITGTLGKALGGASGGYVAARAEIVALLRQRSRPYLFSNTLAPVIAAASLKVLDLLEEADDLRIRLAENTALFRGRMTEEGFDILPGDHPIAPVMIGDAAKASRLAELLLERGVYVIGFSYPVVPQDQARIRVQLSAAHSTADVNRAVDAFVAARAELEA
- a CDS encoding LysR family transcriptional regulator; amino-acid sequence: MIEARRLHILRAVADHRTVTAAAAALYLTPSAVSQQLTALEQETGHRLVERGAKGVRLTPAGEILLGHTHAVLAQLEQAAAELAAYSSGAAGTVTVASFATGIAQVVAPALARLAVSAPGIRLRVQDAEGDASLPMVLDRQVDIAVAVEYRGAPAADDPRLTHVPLYAEPFDAVVPVGHRLADAAEVPLAELAKDTWIGPYPGNPCHDVVVLACENAGFQPRLEHSSDDFRAVVALASADAGVALVPRSALRGTDLTGVVVRPVDGVAPTRRVFAAVRRGAEGHPLIRPVLEALGEAAE
- a CDS encoding transketolase family protein, whose product is MDTMRDRFAPVVSRLLDEDPRVAVVLAEIGRDGFTEASRRHPDRVVNVGIREQLLVGAGAGLALAGMRPVLHTFASFLVERPFEQVKLDLGHQDVGAVLVSAAASYDWPAGGQTHMAPGDVALLDTLDGWTVHVPGHPDEAETLLRHAVGAGEGKDDKVYVRLSAQSNGRALTVDGQRFRTVREGRRGVVVAVGPMLDAVLAATEGLDVTVLYATTVRPFDSAALRRATRSAGTDVVLVEPWLAGTSTAAANDALADVPHRVLGLGVGRRELRRYGRMEEHVAAHGLDAASLHERIAGFLW
- a CDS encoding ABC transporter substrate-binding protein; the protein is MLASVLAACGGDEDTGTPTLNWYNFPDDSGALQKAADRCSRASGGRYRISYNKLPRAADGQRQQLVRRLAAEDDSLDILGLDVTWAAEFAEARWIREWTGAAKQQATEGTLRVPLQTSTWKDKLYAVPYNTNTQLLWYRKDLVPTPPRTWAEMLDMAGALARQGKPHFVEIQGAQYEGLTVWFNTLINSAGGSILNASATEPSLGPPAVRAAGVMRDLAKSPAADPSLPNQMEDQNRLAMESGTAAFELNYPFVYPSMKANNPALFKNFRWAPYPRVDPNRPARPTIGGIDLAVSTYSRHPDLAFEAALCLRNRENQLTAALEGGLPPTLRALYDEPAFMKEYPFSKDVLAALESASVRPITPVYQNVSIAVSHTLSPPSGIEPESSVNTIREQIDDALRSEGVIP
- a CDS encoding helix-turn-helix domain-containing protein, with protein sequence MGRVEEVAVRDPVDLRLAARLAGLRAEHGWSLGELADRSGVSRSTLSRAERAETSPTAALLNRLCHVYGRTMSQLLSEVESEQVSVVREGEQAVWEDRASGFVRRSVSPPMAGLRGELVEGRLAAGADIAYDGPSVPGLEQHIWVLDGTLHVTDRDVEHRLAAGDCLRMRVWGPTRFRCPGPEGVRYALVVVKP